A single genomic interval of Shewanella halotolerans harbors:
- the rlmA gene encoding 23S rRNA (guanine(745)-N(1))-methyltransferase produces the protein MNYLCPICQRTLSLIDRTWCCEANHRFDCAKEGYVNLLPVQKKRSKDPGDNKEMMFARREFLNKGYYEAMSDRVNALAQEYAGEARHGLDIGCGEGYYSHRLLQAMGSAEVFSLSGLDISKSALKYAAKRYPDIQFCVASSFEMPFADQSFDFMLRIYAPSQDDELRRVAKSGAILITVSAGPQHHFALKQVIYDQPRPNPEVDSQIVGFERLHSERLAQSMTISDGADIGYFLAMTPYNWKFTDAQRALLTSKPLTCELDFKLEVFRAS, from the coding sequence ATGAATTACCTTTGTCCTATCTGTCAGCGCACGCTGTCACTCATAGATCGCACCTGGTGCTGTGAGGCAAATCATAGGTTCGACTGTGCTAAAGAGGGTTACGTCAACCTGCTGCCGGTGCAGAAGAAGCGCTCTAAAGATCCCGGCGACAACAAAGAGATGATGTTCGCCCGGCGGGAGTTTCTCAACAAGGGCTACTATGAGGCGATGAGCGATAGGGTAAATGCCCTGGCGCAGGAATATGCCGGTGAGGCTCGCCATGGGCTGGACATAGGTTGTGGCGAGGGTTATTACAGCCACAGACTTCTGCAGGCCATGGGAAGCGCCGAGGTGTTTAGCCTCAGTGGCCTGGATATCTCTAAGTCGGCCCTTAAATATGCGGCTAAGCGCTATCCGGATATTCAGTTTTGTGTGGCCAGCAGTTTCGAGATGCCCTTTGCCGATCAGAGTTTCGACTTCATGTTGCGTATTTACGCGCCGTCGCAAGATGATGAGCTTAGACGCGTCGCTAAGTCGGGCGCCATCCTGATCACCGTCTCGGCAGGCCCGCAGCATCATTTTGCCCTTAAGCAGGTGATCTATGACCAGCCAAGGCCAAATCCCGAGGTGGATAGCCAGATAGTGGGATTCGAGCGTCTGCATAGCGAGCGACTGGCGCAATCCATGACCATCAGCGACGGTGCGGATATCGGCTATTTTCTGGCGATGACCCCCTACAATTGGAAATTTACCGATGCGCAGCGCGCCTTGCTTACATCCAAGCCCCTGACCTGTGAGCTGGATTTTAAGCTTGAGGTCTTTCGGGCCAGCTAG
- the sbcB gene encoding exodeoxyribonuclease I, with product MPANNLPSIFWHDYETFGANPAKDRPSQFAGIRTDMDLNIISEPVTFYCKLASDYLPSPEAILITGITPQLANLKGMPEAEFMARINSEFSQPNTCVAGYNSLRFDDEVTRYGFYRNFFDPYAREWQNGNSRWDIIDLVRACYALRPEGINWPEKEDGSPSFKLEHLTQANSLSHDKAHDAMSDVYATIAMAKLIKERQPKLFDYYFNLRKKNEVNKQIDVLNMQPLVHVSSKISALHGCTTLIAPVAHHSTNKNAIICVNLAMDVTPLIELSADEIRERMYTPRADLASDELPIGLKQLHINKCPFIATAKTLTDGNAQRLEIDKEFARAQYKRLRQHPEIREKLVAVFDTEHGNEISDPDLQLYSGGFFSHADKSKMEIIRHTAPQHLAALELDFDDERLPEMLFRYRARNYPETLDDTEQQRWRTFCQSRLNDPDYMIKLETLVNHTEADEEKQKLLTALCHYLSNL from the coding sequence ATGCCTGCAAATAACCTTCCCAGCATCTTCTGGCACGACTACGAGACCTTCGGCGCAAACCCGGCCAAAGACAGGCCGTCTCAGTTTGCCGGTATTCGAACCGATATGGATCTCAACATCATCTCTGAGCCGGTGACCTTCTACTGCAAGCTGGCCAGCGACTACCTGCCCTCGCCTGAGGCGATCCTTATTACCGGGATCACGCCCCAGCTCGCCAATCTCAAGGGGATGCCGGAAGCAGAGTTTATGGCCAGGATCAATAGCGAGTTTTCCCAACCCAACACCTGTGTGGCCGGCTATAACTCGCTGCGATTCGACGATGAGGTGACCCGTTACGGTTTTTACCGCAACTTTTTTGATCCCTATGCGCGGGAATGGCAGAACGGCAACAGCCGCTGGGACATCATAGATCTGGTACGCGCCTGTTATGCGCTAAGGCCCGAAGGCATCAATTGGCCCGAGAAGGAAGATGGCAGCCCGAGTTTTAAGCTTGAACACCTCACACAGGCCAACAGCTTAAGCCATGACAAGGCTCACGACGCCATGTCAGATGTGTACGCCACCATCGCCATGGCCAAACTGATTAAAGAGCGTCAGCCAAAGCTGTTCGACTACTACTTCAATCTGCGTAAGAAGAATGAAGTGAACAAGCAGATAGACGTGCTAAACATGCAGCCTCTGGTACATGTCAGCTCCAAGATCAGCGCCCTTCACGGCTGTACCACGCTGATCGCGCCCGTGGCTCACCATAGCACCAATAAGAATGCGATCATCTGCGTCAATCTGGCCATGGATGTCACGCCGCTGATTGAACTAAGCGCCGATGAGATCCGCGAGCGCATGTATACCCCAAGGGCCGATCTCGCCAGCGACGAGCTGCCAATCGGTCTGAAGCAGCTACACATCAACAAGTGTCCCTTTATCGCAACCGCCAAGACACTCACAGACGGCAACGCCCAGCGTTTAGAGATAGACAAAGAATTTGCCCGCGCCCAATACAAGCGCCTGCGTCAACATCCTGAGATCAGAGAGAAACTGGTGGCCGTCTTCGATACCGAGCATGGTAATGAGATAAGCGATCCGGATCTGCAGCTCTACAGCGGCGGCTTCTTCAGTCACGCCGACAAGAGCAAGATGGAGATCATACGTCATACGGCGCCGCAACACTTAGCCGCGCTGGAGCTCGACTTTGATGACGAGCGTCTGCCGGAGATGCTGTTTCGCTACCGCGCCCGCAACTATCCGGAAACCCTGGATGATACCGAGCAGCAACGTTGGCGCACCTTCTGTCAGTCACGCCTGAATGATCCTGACTATATGATTAAGCTGGAAACCTTGGTCAATCACACAGAGGCTGACGAAGAAAAACAGAAGTTATTGACGGCTTTGTGTCATTATCTTAGCAACCTGTAG
- the cdd gene encoding cytidine deaminase gives MQDRFVHCIAQLPKPLADQLVPLLNQDFVGHMDAQQIADLAAATEMSQDELLLALLPIAAALAKPPISEFYVGAIAKGASGDIYMGANLELDGEALFHSVHAEQSAISHAWLSGETGIEDIIVNASPCGHCRQFMNELVEGQAIRIHLPEQATQPLSHYLPYAFGPADLNIKTPLLSKQQHEFALESADPMIIEALDHLSLSYAPYSESYAAVVLETRDGATFCGRYAENAAFNPSMLPMQMALSAMARHNRDFSEINRAVLIESSQGKISLVGATMDALHAVAAVELEHIMVDPV, from the coding sequence ATGCAAGATAGATTTGTTCACTGCATAGCTCAACTGCCTAAACCTTTGGCAGATCAATTAGTCCCTTTATTGAACCAGGACTTTGTGGGGCATATGGACGCCCAGCAGATAGCTGACTTAGCCGCGGCCACTGAGATGAGTCAGGATGAGTTGCTGTTAGCCCTGCTGCCCATCGCCGCCGCACTTGCCAAGCCGCCCATTAGCGAGTTTTATGTGGGCGCCATCGCCAAGGGCGCCAGCGGTGACATCTACATGGGGGCCAACCTGGAACTAGACGGCGAAGCCCTGTTCCATAGCGTCCATGCCGAGCAGAGCGCCATCAGCCACGCCTGGTTAAGCGGTGAGACAGGCATCGAAGATATCATAGTCAACGCCTCTCCCTGTGGTCATTGCCGCCAATTCATGAACGAGTTAGTCGAGGGGCAAGCCATCCGCATCCACCTGCCGGAGCAGGCGACTCAGCCCTTGTCTCACTATCTGCCCTACGCCTTTGGTCCGGCCGATCTGAATATCAAGACGCCACTGCTCTCCAAACAGCAACACGAGTTTGCCCTGGAAAGCGCCGATCCCATGATCATCGAGGCGCTGGATCATCTGAGCCTGAGCTACGCGCCCTATAGTGAAAGCTATGCCGCAGTGGTGTTAGAGACCCGAGATGGCGCGACCTTCTGCGGCCGCTATGCGGAAAATGCCGCCTTCAACCCTTCCATGCTGCCGATGCAGATGGCACTGTCGGCCATGGCCAGACATAACCGTGATTTCAGCGAGATCAACCGCGCCGTGTTGATCGAATCCAGTCAGGGCAAGATCTCCCTGGTAGGCGCCACCATGGATGCCCTGCACGCGGTTGCCGCCGTAGAGCTTGAACACATCATGGTCGATCCGGTTTAA
- a CDS encoding NAD(P)-dependent oxidoreductase codes for MAKVAFLGLGVMGYPMAGHLVKHGHEVTVYNRTQAKAQAWCDTYGGNWCATPNEAAKGQDFVFVCVGNDDDLRSVVLGDTGALAAMAPGSILVDHTTASADVARELGAAAKAKGVGFIDAPVSGGQAGAENGVLTVMVGGEAANFEAAKPVMQAYARCAELLGEVGSGQLTKMVNQICIAGVVQGLAEGLHFARSAGLDGEKVVEVISKGAAQSWQMENRYQTMWQGQYDFGFAVDWMRKDLGIALDEARRNGSHLPLTALVDQFYSEVQAQGGQRWDTSSLLARLEKSRG; via the coding sequence ATGGCAAAGGTAGCATTTTTAGGATTAGGCGTGATGGGATACCCTATGGCGGGGCATCTGGTGAAGCATGGTCATGAGGTAACTGTCTACAACCGTACTCAAGCCAAGGCGCAGGCCTGGTGTGATACCTATGGCGGTAACTGGTGTGCCACCCCAAATGAGGCCGCCAAGGGACAAGATTTTGTGTTTGTCTGTGTCGGTAACGATGACGATCTGCGCTCTGTGGTACTGGGCGATACCGGCGCACTGGCGGCCATGGCACCGGGTAGCATACTGGTGGACCATACCACGGCATCGGCAGATGTCGCGCGCGAACTTGGCGCCGCGGCTAAGGCCAAAGGGGTTGGCTTTATCGATGCGCCAGTTTCTGGCGGACAGGCCGGCGCCGAGAACGGCGTGCTGACCGTCATGGTGGGCGGAGAAGCGGCCAATTTCGAGGCTGCCAAGCCGGTGATGCAGGCCTACGCTCGCTGCGCCGAGTTGCTGGGTGAAGTGGGCAGCGGTCAGCTGACTAAGATGGTGAATCAGATCTGTATCGCTGGTGTGGTACAGGGGCTGGCCGAAGGCTTGCATTTTGCTCGCAGCGCCGGCCTAGACGGCGAGAAGGTGGTTGAGGTGATCAGCAAAGGCGCCGCACAATCTTGGCAGATGGAGAATCGCTATCAAACCATGTGGCAGGGTCAATATGACTTTGGTTTCGCCGTCGACTGGATGCGCAAAGATTTAGGCATCGCCTTGGACGAGGCGCGCCGTAACGGCTCACACCTGCCGTTAACCGCGCTGGTGGATCAGTTCTATAGTGAGGTTCAGGCTCAGGGTGGACAGCGCTGGGATACCTCAAGCCTGTTAGCGCGTCTGGAGAAGAGTCGCGGCTAA
- a CDS encoding FGGY-family carbohydrate kinase — translation MTLTSTPASTASTGENPYFLALDYGTQSVRALVFDRQGQLVAKRQHVVQPYREGAPGESEQSADYCYRQLVDVVRGLFEHTQVLPSQIKGMALTTQRACTVLLDDAGQAISPVYMWSDRRLASDNLPPMAWYYRLGFFCIGLGRRIAYLRHTAKVNYLLEHQKDRLAAADKVGLLSGYLIGQITGRLVDSQASQVAYLPFDYRRKAWANPRSWRWQALACRPSQMVPLIAPTKSMGQVSEHFAKDTGLAPGLTVYGAGADKACEVYAAGCGEEEIACISLGSAAILAWGGERYREAYRYLPAFPSIEANDYITEIQLERGFWLLSWLIEQFGAQDVDEASGLGISPEQYITQAIAKVPVGADGLLLSPLWAQGVIYPGPEARGSIVGFTPEHGRLHLYRAAIEGILMTLKQGLLRLERLKGSPFKVVRITGGGAQSDLVMQMCADIFNRPVERLSLHEASGLGAAMCCAVGAGIYPDLASARGQMRRLGEKFEPKAAHVAQYARVFTAFEALYPQIKPFFKKVNRQY, via the coding sequence ATGACCTTAACTTCAACTCCCGCTTCTACTGCAAGCACGGGCGAGAATCCCTATTTTCTCGCCCTGGATTATGGCACCCAGAGCGTTAGGGCCTTAGTGTTCGACCGCCAGGGACAGCTAGTCGCTAAACGGCAGCATGTCGTACAGCCCTATCGTGAAGGCGCGCCTGGCGAGAGTGAACAATCGGCCGATTATTGCTATCGCCAACTGGTGGATGTGGTCCGCGGCCTGTTTGAGCACACTCAGGTGTTGCCTAGTCAGATCAAGGGGATGGCGCTGACCACCCAGAGGGCCTGCACTGTGCTGCTCGATGACGCGGGGCAGGCGATATCGCCCGTCTACATGTGGTCCGACAGACGCCTGGCGAGTGATAATCTGCCCCCCATGGCCTGGTACTATCGTCTGGGATTTTTCTGTATCGGTCTTGGTCGGCGTATCGCCTATCTGCGGCACACCGCTAAGGTGAACTATCTTCTAGAGCATCAAAAAGACAGGTTAGCTGCTGCGGATAAGGTGGGCCTGCTAAGCGGCTACCTCATCGGACAGATCACCGGGAGGCTGGTTGATAGTCAGGCCTCACAGGTCGCCTATCTGCCCTTCGATTATCGCCGCAAAGCCTGGGCTAATCCACGCAGCTGGCGTTGGCAGGCGCTGGCTTGTCGTCCATCGCAGATGGTGCCCTTGATCGCCCCGACAAAGAGCATGGGGCAGGTGAGTGAGCATTTCGCTAAGGATACCGGCTTAGCACCTGGCCTTACCGTCTATGGCGCAGGTGCCGATAAGGCCTGCGAAGTCTACGCCGCGGGTTGTGGTGAAGAGGAGATTGCCTGTATTAGCCTTGGTAGCGCGGCCATACTTGCCTGGGGCGGTGAGCGCTACCGCGAGGCCTATCGTTATCTTCCCGCCTTTCCCTCGATTGAAGCAAATGACTATATTACCGAGATCCAGCTAGAGCGTGGCTTCTGGCTACTGAGCTGGCTCATCGAGCAGTTTGGCGCCCAGGATGTGGACGAGGCAAGCGGGCTTGGCATCAGTCCTGAGCAGTATATCACCCAGGCTATTGCCAAGGTGCCTGTGGGCGCAGATGGTCTTTTGCTGAGCCCGCTCTGGGCCCAGGGCGTTATCTATCCAGGCCCTGAGGCGAGAGGCAGTATAGTCGGCTTTACCCCAGAGCATGGCAGGCTGCACCTGTACCGCGCCGCCATCGAAGGGATCCTGATGACCCTCAAACAGGGGCTGCTTCGCTTGGAAAGACTCAAGGGCTCACCCTTCAAGGTGGTTCGCATTACGGGCGGCGGCGCCCAGAGCGACTTGGTGATGCAGATGTGCGCCGATATTTTTAATCGTCCCGTGGAGCGTTTATCGTTGCATGAAGCTTCGGGCCTTGGCGCCGCCATGTGCTGCGCCGTGGGCGCGGGGATCTATCCAGATCTCGCCAGTGCCAGAGGTCAGATGCGCCGCCTTGGCGAAAAATTCGAACCCAAGGCCGCGCATGTGGCACAATATGCCCGCGTATTTACAGCCTTCGAGGCCTTGTACCCCCAAATAAAACCTTTCTTCAAAAAGGTGAACAGGCAGTATTAA
- a CDS encoding acyl-CoA thioesterase, translating into MAGQDREITLRFLAEPADVNFGGKVHGGAVMKWIDLAAYACAAGWSGKYCITAYAGGIRFVKPIHVGNIVEVGAKVIYTGRTSMHLGIDVKAGDPKHPERHLTTHCIVIMVAVDDSGQPSPVPEWIPVTESDKVMRDSAIRLMEMRKKIGAEMEAHLKP; encoded by the coding sequence ATGGCGGGACAAGATAGAGAGATCACCCTGCGATTTTTGGCCGAGCCGGCCGATGTAAACTTTGGTGGCAAGGTCCATGGTGGCGCGGTCATGAAATGGATCGATTTAGCCGCCTATGCCTGCGCGGCGGGGTGGAGCGGTAAGTACTGTATCACCGCCTACGCCGGGGGAATACGTTTCGTCAAACCCATTCATGTGGGCAATATCGTCGAGGTGGGAGCCAAGGTGATCTATACAGGTCGCACCTCGATGCACCTGGGAATAGACGTGAAGGCAGGCGACCCCAAACATCCAGAGCGACATCTTACCACCCACTGTATCGTGATCATGGTGGCGGTGGACGATTCTGGTCAACCCTCCCCAGTGCCTGAATGGATCCCCGTTACCGAGTCGGATAAGGTGATGCGCGACTCTGCCATCCGCCTGATGGAGATGCGCAAGAAGATCGGCGCCGAGATGGAGGCCCACCTTAAGCCTTAG
- the fabF gene encoding beta-ketoacyl-ACP synthase II: MSKRRVVVTGIGLVTPVGNTVEASWKALLAGQSGIAPITKFDASEFSTRFSGSVKDFDVEQYLPKKEARKMDLFIQYGMAAGIQAIEDAGLNMEVEDPTRVGTAIGAGMGGMPLIEAAHSALLKGGPRKISPFFVPSTIINMIAGHLSIKYGMTGPNFAVTTACTTGVHNIGFAARTIAYGDADVMIAGGAEDVTCPLAVGGFGSAKALSTRNEDPVAASRPWDKDRDGFVIGDGAGIMVMEEYEHAKARGATIYGELVGFGMSGDAFHMTSPPADGAGAALAMENAIKDAAIDKQLVGYINAHGTSTPAGDKAEASAVKSVFGDHAYNLLVSSTKSMTGHLLGAAGAVEAIITLLALRDQMIPPTINLDNPDEGCDLDFVPHTARSHAFDYALCNSFGFGGTNGSLLFKRGE, encoded by the coding sequence GTGTCTAAACGTCGTGTAGTCGTCACAGGTATTGGTCTCGTGACCCCTGTGGGCAATACCGTAGAGGCGTCCTGGAAAGCCCTGCTTGCGGGACAGAGCGGTATCGCACCGATAACCAAATTTGATGCCAGCGAGTTCTCTACTCGTTTTAGCGGCTCGGTCAAAGATTTTGACGTAGAGCAGTACCTGCCAAAGAAAGAAGCCCGCAAGATGGATCTCTTCATCCAATACGGCATGGCGGCAGGTATCCAGGCGATCGAAGATGCCGGTTTGAATATGGAAGTGGAAGATCCCACCCGTGTGGGTACAGCTATCGGCGCCGGTATGGGCGGTATGCCGCTGATCGAGGCGGCCCACTCAGCCTTGTTAAAGGGCGGTCCACGCAAGATCTCGCCATTTTTCGTGCCGAGCACCATCATCAACATGATCGCCGGTCACCTGTCGATCAAGTACGGCATGACAGGCCCTAATTTCGCGGTTACCACCGCCTGTACCACGGGCGTACATAATATCGGCTTTGCCGCACGCACTATCGCATACGGCGATGCCGATGTGATGATTGCCGGTGGCGCAGAAGATGTAACCTGTCCGCTGGCCGTCGGTGGTTTTGGTTCGGCCAAGGCGCTGTCTACCCGCAACGAAGATCCTGTTGCTGCAAGTCGTCCTTGGGATAAAGACAGAGATGGTTTCGTCATAGGTGACGGCGCCGGCATCATGGTGATGGAAGAGTATGAGCACGCTAAGGCGCGCGGCGCGACCATCTATGGTGAGCTGGTTGGTTTTGGTATGAGCGGCGACGCCTTCCATATGACCTCACCACCGGCCGATGGAGCTGGCGCTGCCCTGGCGATGGAAAACGCCATCAAAGATGCGGCTATCGACAAGCAGCTCGTGGGTTACATTAATGCTCACGGTACCTCTACGCCCGCAGGCGACAAGGCCGAGGCCTCTGCGGTGAAGAGTGTGTTTGGCGACCATGCCTACAACCTGCTGGTCAGCTCGACCAAGTCGATGACAGGCCACCTGCTTGGCGCGGCCGGTGCAGTTGAGGCGATCATCACCTTGCTTGCTCTGCGCGATCAGATGATCCCACCGACCATCAATCTGGATAATCCAGACGAAGGGTGCGATCTTGATTTCGTGCCCCACACGGCACGTAGTCATGCGTTCGATTACGCCCTGTGTAACTCATTCGGCTTTGGTGGCACTAACGGCTCACTACTGTTTAAACGTGGCGAGTAA
- the acpP gene encoding acyl carrier protein, with amino-acid sequence MSNIEERVKKIIIEQLGVKEEDVKPAASFVDDLGADSLDTVELVMALEEEFDTEIPDEEAEKITTVQAAIDYVSKNQ; translated from the coding sequence ATGAGCAACATCGAAGAACGTGTAAAGAAAATCATTATCGAGCAACTGGGCGTTAAAGAAGAAGACGTAAAACCAGCAGCATCTTTCGTTGACGACCTAGGTGCAGATTCTCTGGACACCGTTGAGTTGGTAATGGCTCTAGAAGAAGAGTTTGACACTGAGATCCCTGATGAAGAAGCTGAAAAGATCACTACTGTTCAAGCAGCGATCGATTACGTTTCTAAGAATCAGTAA
- the fabG gene encoding 3-oxoacyl-ACP reductase FabG, translating to MSFNLDLTGKVALVTGASRGIGRAVAETLVEAGALVIGTATSERGAAAIQEYLGDKGHGLVLNVTDGESIDHLFASIKEKVGEVDILVNNAGITRDNLLMRMKEDEWTDIIDTNLTSLYRTSKQVLRAMMKKRSGRIINIGSVVGTMGNAGQTNYCAAKAGLIGFTKSLAREVASRQITVNAIAPGFIQTDMTDELTEEQQKGIMSQVPMERLGQPQEIANAVLFLASDSAAYITGETLHVNGGMYMV from the coding sequence ATGAGTTTCAATCTAGATTTAACCGGCAAGGTTGCCCTGGTAACTGGTGCTAGCCGCGGTATTGGCCGTGCGGTTGCAGAGACGTTGGTCGAGGCCGGTGCGCTGGTTATCGGCACCGCGACCAGCGAGCGTGGCGCAGCCGCTATCCAGGAATATCTGGGTGATAAAGGTCATGGATTAGTATTAAATGTCACCGATGGTGAGTCAATTGACCATTTATTTGCCTCGATCAAAGAAAAAGTCGGTGAAGTTGATATTCTGGTAAACAATGCGGGTATCACGCGCGACAATCTCTTGATGCGTATGAAGGAAGATGAGTGGACGGATATCATAGATACCAACCTGACCTCTCTCTATCGCACCTCAAAGCAGGTGTTACGTGCAATGATGAAGAAGCGCAGTGGCCGTATTATTAACATTGGCTCTGTTGTAGGCACAATGGGCAATGCAGGTCAGACAAACTATTGCGCAGCAAAGGCTGGTTTGATTGGATTTACAAAATCTCTTGCAAGAGAGGTTGCATCTCGTCAAATAACAGTGAATGCTATTGCTCCTGGGTTTATCCAGACCGATATGACAGATGAGCTGACGGAAGAGCAGCAAAAAGGTATTATGTCACAAGTTCCTATGGAAAGACTGGGACAGCCGCAAGAGATTGCAAATGCTGTACTGTTTTTAGCATCGGATTCAGCGGCTTACATCACAGGGGAAACTCTGCATGTAAACGGCGGCATGTACATGGTTTAA
- the fabD gene encoding ACP S-malonyltransferase, which produces MEKIAYVFPGQGSQAVGMLADMAAEHEVVGQTFAEASEVLGYDLWQLVQEGPAESLNQTDKTQPALLTASVAIWRAIQATSASKPALLAGHSLGEYSALVCAGVIDFKDAVKLVELRGQLMQQAVPAGTGAMFAIIGLDNDGIAKACEEAAQGEVVAPVNFNSPGQVVIAGEKAAVERAADACKAAGAKMAVALPVSVPSHCQLMKPAADELAKALDALSFSAPSIPVVNNVDVATPESVEAIKDALVRQLYCPVRWSETVEKMAAEGVSQLVEVGPGKVLTGLAKRINKSLSAKVANDPASVAALSE; this is translated from the coding sequence ATGGAAAAGATTGCTTATGTCTTCCCTGGGCAAGGTTCTCAGGCCGTAGGCATGTTGGCCGACATGGCGGCGGAACATGAAGTCGTCGGTCAAACCTTCGCCGAAGCGAGCGAAGTGTTAGGCTATGATTTATGGCAACTGGTACAGGAGGGACCTGCCGAGTCTCTGAATCAGACCGATAAGACCCAGCCTGCATTGCTTACCGCAAGCGTCGCCATCTGGCGCGCGATCCAAGCCACTTCTGCGTCTAAGCCAGCCTTGCTTGCCGGCCACAGCCTAGGTGAGTACTCTGCGCTGGTATGCGCCGGCGTGATCGACTTTAAAGATGCGGTGAAGCTGGTTGAGCTTCGTGGTCAGCTGATGCAACAGGCGGTGCCTGCTGGTACCGGCGCCATGTTTGCTATTATCGGTCTGGATAACGACGGCATAGCTAAAGCCTGTGAAGAGGCGGCCCAGGGTGAGGTGGTTGCACCGGTTAACTTTAACAGTCCTGGTCAAGTGGTCATCGCAGGTGAGAAAGCGGCGGTTGAGCGCGCGGCGGATGCCTGTAAGGCGGCCGGTGCCAAGATGGCCGTTGCCTTGCCTGTGAGCGTGCCTTCTCACTGTCAATTGATGAAGCCTGCAGCTGATGAACTGGCCAAGGCGCTGGACGCATTGAGCTTCAGTGCGCCTAGCATTCCTGTTGTCAACAACGTCGATGTCGCCACGCCTGAGTCAGTCGAAGCCATTAAAGATGCCCTAGTGCGTCAGCTATACTGCCCGGTCAGATGGTCTGAGACCGTTGAGAAGATGGCGGCAGAGGGCGTTAGCCAGCTGGTTGAAGTGGGCCCAGGTAAGGTACTTACCGGGTTAGCGAAAAGAATTAATAAATCGCTGAGTGCGAAAGTGGCGAACGATCCCGCCTCTGTTGCCGCGCTGAGTGAATAA
- a CDS encoding beta-ketoacyl-ACP synthase III, with protein sequence MHTKILGTGSYLPAQVRSNQDLEKMVDTSDQWIVERTGISERRIAAEDESVSTMGYAAAVRALEMAGVDPSELDMIVCGTTSANNAFPAAACEIQAMLGVHTIPAFDVAAACSGFVYALSVADQFVKTGAAKKVLVIGADVLSRLCEPEDRTTIILFGDGAGAAVVGASEEPGIISTHIYADGRQGDLLKCSFPPRASESSEAVGYMTMKGNDVFKVAVTQLSHVVTETLRINQIDKSEIDWLVPHQANFRIIKATAKKLDMSLDKVVLTLAKHGNTSAASVPIALDEAVRDGRIQRGQLLLLEAFGAGFAWGSALVRF encoded by the coding sequence ATGCATACAAAAATTCTCGGAACTGGTAGTTATTTGCCAGCGCAAGTCCGTAGCAATCAAGATCTGGAAAAGATGGTGGATACCAGTGACCAGTGGATTGTTGAACGTACCGGTATTTCAGAGCGCAGAATAGCCGCCGAAGACGAATCAGTATCAACCATGGGTTACGCCGCAGCCGTGCGCGCCCTGGAAATGGCAGGGGTAGACCCTAGCGAGCTGGATATGATCGTATGTGGCACCACGAGCGCCAATAACGCCTTTCCTGCCGCGGCCTGTGAAATTCAGGCTATGCTGGGCGTGCATACCATTCCGGCTTTCGATGTCGCCGCCGCTTGCTCTGGCTTTGTCTACGCGTTGTCGGTTGCCGATCAGTTTGTGAAGACGGGGGCGGCCAAGAAAGTCTTGGTGATTGGTGCCGATGTTCTGTCACGTTTGTGTGAGCCTGAAGATCGCACCACCATTATTTTGTTCGGGGATGGCGCCGGCGCCGCCGTTGTGGGCGCCTCAGAAGAGCCGGGCATCATCTCGACCCATATTTACGCCGATGGCCGTCAAGGCGATCTGCTGAAATGTTCCTTCCCGCCAAGAGCCAGTGAGTCTTCAGAGGCCGTCGGCTATATGACGATGAAGGGCAATGACGTCTTCAAGGTCGCCGTGACTCAGCTTTCTCATGTGGTCACAGAGACGCTACGTATCAACCAGATTGATAAATCTGAGATCGACTGGCTGGTGCCCCATCAGGCGAATTTCCGCATCATCAAGGCGACCGCTAAGAAGCTCGACATGAGCCTGGACAAGGTAGTATTGACCCTGGCTAAACATGGTAATACCTCGGCTGCCTCTGTGCCTATTGCCCTGGATGAGGCGGTGCGCGACGGACGTATTCAACGTGGTCAGCTTCTGCTTCTCGAGGCCTTCGGTGCCGGATTTGCCTGGGGCAGCGCGCTCGTTCGTTTTTAG